A stretch of Coriobacteriia bacterium DNA encodes these proteins:
- a CDS encoding glutamine synthetase family protein, which yields MNSFDLTGISWIRLSFVDVFGTAHSMQIPASRLAQAAEQGVAFDGSSLEGRARVMETDMRLLPDPASLVQTDEGVARAACVVLCEDGSPWPGDPRTALALVLDQTGDLGADYALSAELEFYLLDSDDLEPIDMAGYFMESEGLGISVVRAAAEKLESWGIRIDSIHHEAGPGQYEIDLAMLPAIELADALVLAKQTIREAAASAGLTATFMARPLSGEPGSGLHLHQRVAGRLADDDGQLTDEGRGFVAGQLEHARGLSALASPTVNSYKRLHSGPEAPSTAVWAHANRGALIRLSPNGGDGATIEYRSADPSANPYLLFAGLIISAAHGLGAVLDLPPAVEEQSEGFDPAATDSSRADTLPRDLEEALSALQIDDVLVDAFDAQLLSRLLDGRRAEAAEYRAQVTPWETELYLEDA from the coding sequence AGATCCCGGCCTCGCGCCTCGCACAAGCAGCCGAGCAGGGCGTGGCGTTCGACGGCTCTTCTCTCGAGGGTCGCGCGCGCGTCATGGAGACCGACATGCGCCTGCTGCCCGACCCCGCCTCGCTCGTGCAGACCGACGAGGGTGTGGCGCGCGCCGCATGCGTCGTGTTGTGCGAAGACGGCTCGCCCTGGCCGGGTGACCCGCGCACGGCTCTGGCGCTGGTGCTCGACCAGACCGGCGACCTCGGTGCCGATTACGCGCTCTCGGCCGAACTCGAGTTCTACCTGCTCGATAGCGACGACCTTGAGCCGATCGACATGGCCGGCTACTTCATGGAGTCCGAGGGCCTGGGCATCTCAGTGGTGCGTGCCGCAGCCGAGAAGCTCGAGAGCTGGGGCATCCGCATCGACTCGATCCACCACGAGGCCGGCCCCGGCCAGTACGAGATCGACCTCGCGATGCTCCCCGCGATCGAGCTGGCCGACGCTCTCGTCCTCGCGAAGCAGACCATCCGCGAGGCCGCCGCTTCCGCAGGCCTGACCGCCACGTTCATGGCGCGACCGCTCTCGGGTGAGCCCGGCAGCGGCCTGCATCTGCACCAGCGTGTCGCCGGACGCCTCGCCGATGACGACGGCCAGCTCACCGATGAGGGCCGCGGCTTCGTTGCCGGCCAGCTCGAGCACGCCCGCGGCCTGTCCGCGCTCGCTTCACCGACAGTCAACTCGTACAAGCGCCTGCACTCGGGCCCCGAAGCGCCGAGCACAGCCGTCTGGGCGCATGCCAACCGCGGTGCACTCATCCGCCTCTCGCCCAACGGTGGCGATGGCGCCACGATCGAGTACCGCAGCGCCGATCCCTCGGCAAACCCCTACCTTCTGTTCGCCGGGCTCATCATCAGCGCGGCCCACGGGCTTGGCGCCGTGCTTGACCTCCCGCCCGCGGTTGAGGAGCAGAGCGAGGGCTTCGACCCCGCCGCAACCGACTCCTCGCGTGCGGACACGCTCCCGCGCGATCTGGAGGAGGCTCTCTCGGCGCTGCAGATCGACGACGTGCTCGTGGACGCGTTCGACGCGCAGCTGCTCTCTCGCCTGCTCGACGGTCGCCGAGCCGAGGCCGCCGAGTACCGCGCGCAGGTCACGCCCTGGGAGACCGAGTTGTATCTTGAGGACGCGTAA
- a CDS encoding P-II family nitrogen regulator: MKKIEAIIKPHKLDDVKEALGALGIQGLTAYEVKGFGRQKGHPEIYLGSELYAIDFVPKVKIEVVVDDSLADKAEETIIESARTGKIGDGKVFTYDCEKAVRIRTNERGPDAL, translated from the coding sequence ATGAAGAAGATCGAGGCCATCATCAAGCCGCACAAGCTTGATGACGTCAAAGAAGCTCTTGGGGCACTGGGCATCCAGGGCCTGACCGCCTACGAGGTCAAAGGCTTCGGTCGCCAGAAGGGCCATCCCGAGATCTATCTCGGCTCCGAGCTCTACGCGATCGACTTCGTCCCCAAGGTCAAGATCGAGGTCGTCGTGGATGACTCACTAGCCGACAAGGCCGAGGAGACCATCATCGAGAGCGCCCGCACCGGCAAGATCGGCGACGGCAAGGTCTTTACCTACGACTGCGAGAAGGCCGTCCGCATCCGCACCAACGAGCGCGGGCCAGACGCACTCTAG